In Nitrospira sp. MA-1, the following proteins share a genomic window:
- a CDS encoding PDZ domain-containing protein: MVILILKKLNGSTGQQFAYVLLVSILASGLGGCAYPYSMSYHPLLDPEDYRLIKAKSIDHHWVTHMDQESVKMYRQGYAMVGYSYLVGGHLPIVAPISAMNFGGSLDAAQVLQWRNGSLYLATYWRAVRKFSFGAYYEDAPVSAHQRIGGDVAVIVQDVVDGSPAHAAKLMPGDLLLALDDQIIPDARWLDESIASKSGQDIILTIWPMLGMEPVNIKFTLAESSNP, translated from the coding sequence TTGGTTATACTCATACTCAAGAAATTGAACGGCTCTACAGGTCAACAATTTGCTTACGTTCTCCTCGTGTCGATACTGGCCTCTGGCTTGGGCGGCTGTGCCTACCCTTACAGCATGAGTTATCATCCGTTGCTCGATCCTGAGGACTACCGACTAATTAAGGCGAAATCCATCGACCATCATTGGGTCACACACATGGACCAAGAGTCTGTGAAGATGTACCGGCAGGGTTACGCCATGGTTGGCTACTCGTATTTAGTCGGCGGGCATTTGCCGATAGTTGCACCTATCTCGGCCATGAACTTTGGTGGTAGTCTCGATGCGGCTCAGGTGCTTCAGTGGCGGAATGGAAGTTTGTACTTGGCAACGTACTGGCGGGCTGTCAGAAAATTTAGTTTTGGGGCGTACTATGAGGACGCGCCAGTCAGCGCACACCAACGCATTGGGGGTGATGTCGCAGTCATTGTTCAAGATGTTGTTGACGGCAGCCCCGCTCACGCGGCGAAGCTAATGCCCGGTGATTTATTGCTGGCTCTGGATGACCAAATAATCCCTGATGCGCGCTGGCTTGATGAGTCCATTGCCTCCAAAAGTGGGCAAGATATCATTTTAACGATCTGGCCAATGCTTGGAATGGAACCGGTAAACATAAAGTTTACGCTGGCGGAATCCAGCAACCCGTAA
- a CDS encoding DUF5677 domain-containing protein has translation MTEPESDPWLAPALSARQEQHRQVLTKAIRLAQDFEATYRPRRVERPGDRELLSYVAYAHLVRIIELCRGVLDLRESPVQNVLMRVLCETFINLQFIECEPEKRIDRAKNFHDFSDVNRWRLLLEIGRRFPHILRQAGRTDAELKTELDVHRDRFSHKRSDGSDYWDWEGLDLVARVEAYEKVTREQEADPTRPLRIVALYQETNPYVHSGMRSLMDSLIAADGDEVIHPRLMSKEQEINSSLLAAALIADLLATYTRILDCSDFDERIEAMRKEVQAQ, from the coding sequence TTGACTGAACCCGAAAGCGACCCGTGGCTTGCACCAGCCCTCTCAGCGCGGCAGGAGCAGCACCGACAAGTACTCACGAAGGCTATTCGGCTCGCCCAAGACTTCGAAGCAACCTATCGACCTCGCCGTGTCGAGCGCCCTGGAGATCGTGAACTCCTGAGCTATGTCGCGTACGCACATCTCGTCCGTATAATAGAGCTCTGCCGAGGAGTTCTGGATCTTCGAGAAAGCCCAGTTCAGAATGTTCTCATGAGGGTTCTTTGTGAGACATTCATCAACCTCCAGTTCATTGAGTGTGAACCGGAGAAACGGATCGACCGTGCAAAGAACTTCCACGATTTCAGTGACGTGAATCGCTGGCGACTTCTACTAGAAATAGGCAGACGGTTCCCCCACATATTGCGGCAAGCTGGCAGGACCGACGCGGAACTCAAAACCGAACTCGATGTCCATCGAGACCGCTTCTCTCATAAAAGGAGCGATGGCTCCGATTACTGGGACTGGGAAGGGTTGGACTTGGTGGCACGGGTTGAAGCCTATGAGAAAGTTACGCGTGAGCAAGAAGCGGATCCCACTCGACCATTGCGCATTGTGGCTCTCTACCAGGAAACGAACCCATATGTACACTCGGGTATGCGGTCGCTCATGGACTCCCTCATCGCTGCGGACGGCGACGAAGTGATTCACCCACGGCTCATGTCGAAAGAACAAGAAATCAACTCCAGTTTGCTCGCTGCTGCCCTTATCGCAGATTTACTCGCCACCTATACGCGAATCCTCGACTGTTCGGACTTCGATGAGCGAATCGAGGCGATGCGGAAGGAGGTCCAGGCGCAATAG